The window TGGTGACCGGCGACGAGACCTGCGCCCTCACCGACTTCTCCGGCCCGCTCCGCGCTGCGGGCGTGCGCCCGCTCATCGAGGTCAAGGGATCGGCGCCCGACGGGTACGCCACCCACGGCTGGCTGGTGCTGCCGGAGGGCGAAGGCCCCCACCCGGTTCTCCTCGCGGTGCACGGCGGCCCGTTCATGTACCACGGCTGGGGTTTGTACGACGAGGCCCAGGTTTACGCCGCCGCGGGATACGCGGTGGTCCTGCCCAACCCGCGCGGCTCGGCCGGTTATGGCCAGGCCCACGGCCGCGCCATCGTCGGCGCGATGGGAACAGTCGACGTCGACGACGTCCTGTCAATCCTCGACGCAGTCCTGGAACGCCCGGACCTCGACGCCGGTCGCGTCGGCGTGATGGGCGGCTCCTACGGCGGCTGGATGACCAGCTGGCTCGCCGCGCACCACGGGTCGCGCTTCAAGGCGGCGTGGAGTGAGCGGGCGCTGAACTCGTGGGAGTCCTTCGAGGGCACGTCGGACATCGGCTGGTGGTTCGCCGAGGCCTACTGCGGCACGGATCCGGACGCACTCAAGGCGATGAGCCCGCTCACGCACGCGGCCAAGATCGACCTGCCGATCGTCCTGGTCCACTCCGAACACGACTACCGGTGCCCGCTGGAGCAGGCGCAGCGGATGTTCGTCCGGTTGCGCCGCAACGGAGTCCCGGCGGAGATGCTGATTTTCCCGGGAGAGGGCCACGAACTGACCCGCTCGGGACAACCACGCCACCGCAAGCAACGCTTCGACGCAGTGTTGGAATGGTTCGGCAGGCACTTGTGACATCGCGCCGGCTCCGCCGGCGCGACCGAGCGACACCAGCACCCCTCCCGAATCGAAACGGGCCCAACGCAACGGCCTGTTTGGGTGGAGTGGTTTCTTTGGGGGAGAAGAAAGACCCCTAAACTCGCCGTGGTCGTGGGGCCGAAGGCTTCCCACCCGCTTTCCCACGACAGGGGTCTTTCTTCGTAGGGGCCCCAAAGAAACCACTCCACCCAAACAGGCGCCCCACACTTACGCGCGGCCCGGAGCACCATACAACCCAGGCCCAGACACCGTCAGCCCATGCAAGAAAGCACTACTGACCACATAGGACTCACCGATCAACTCCGGCGTGTGAGTGAAGTCCAACGGCGTCACCCGAATCAACGGCGGCCCCGGCAAATACACAACCGGCACCTCAGCAGCCGCCAAAGGCGCTTCGAGCACGGCCTGCTGCCGCATCGACACCATCGCCATATACAACACGATCTCCGCCATCCCCCGCGGCACCTCAGGCAGCCGCCCGGGAAACGCGCAATCCAGCACCACCAACGACTTCGCCCCCATAGCGATGGCCTGGCGCATCGGCACGTTGGCCACCACCCCGCCGTCGTAGAGCACCCGCCCCTCGTGTTCCACCGGCGGGAAGATGCCCGGGATCGCCGCACTGGCCAGCACCGCGGGCGCGACCGGCCCTGAACGGATCAGCACCGGTGCGGCGGTCGCGACATCCATCGCCACGACGCCCAATGGCAGCCGCAGGTCCGAGAACGTGACGCCGCCGCCCAGGTGTTCGTCGACCACCGCCGCCAACCCGTCGCTGGGGAACAGGTGGGTCTTCGTCCGCTGGAACGTCCGCACCTGCCCGATCAGGCTTCCGGGGAACACCGACTGCCGGGTCATCCGGGACCAGATATCAGTCAGCCGCTCGATAGGCGGCTCACCCGCCTGCGCGATCAGCGCGCCGTTGAGTGAGCCGACCGACGTGCCGGTGACCAGGTCCGGGGTGATGTCACGCTCGGCGAGGGCGCGCAGCATGCCCACCTGGATCGCGCCCAGGCTGCCTCCGCCGCCGAGGACGAAACCGATCGGGCGCGGCAGGTCCATGACGTTCCCTTCCTTACAAAAGCGTGTAGTTCAGCTCCTCGCAGATGCGGGCCAGCGGCAGGTCCAAGCCTGGGTAGTCCAACGGCAGCAGCAGGTCCGGTGACGTCGGCAGGCTGCCGCGCGCCGGTGGATCCCACAGGCAGATCGCGGGTTCGCCACTGTCCATGGACGATCTGTACCAGACCCCGTCCAGTTCCGGGTGCGCCGAGCGGATCGCGCGCGCCCACGCCTGGGTGACGGTTTTGTTGCCGCTGCTGATCTCCTGGGACGCGCCCGCCCGGGTCGGCCACAGCCCGCACAGGTCGAGCAGCCGCAGCGTGCGCTGCGGCCGGAAGACCACCAGGTGCGGGCGGCGGGTCGAGCGGTCGACGACCGAGGTCTGCTGGAACACCTCCGCGACGCTGGTGCGCACGGTCAGTCCGAAGTAGAGCGCGCCGTGGCCGGACTCGGTGGTGGGGCCGCCGTCCCGGTTGACCGGGTGCGGGTCGAACCGGGCGTGCGGCAGGGGTCCGGTGTAGCGGAAGGAGTTCCAGCGCTGCCGGTGTGCGCCGCCCGCCGCGAAGACGCGGACCAGGTGCGTTCCACTGTGGACGGCGACGACGTCCTCATCGATACGCAGCAAGGTTTTGAGGGCAGCAGGAACCGGCGGCTGGGGGAGCCGTGACATCGTGCGTTGGTCCAGTCTTCGCAGGGTCAGGCCGGTGTGCCGAGCATCGAGGCCAGCGCCGCGACCGGGGTGGGGTCGCCGCCGGCGAGCAGCCACTGTCTGGGCGTCGCGGGCTCGTCGTTGATCCGCAGGTCGGCCTGCGGGGTGGTCATGAACGCGGCCACCACCAGCGGTGG is drawn from Actinokineospora alba and contains these coding sequences:
- a CDS encoding patatin-like phospholipase family protein, giving the protein MDLPRPIGFVLGGGGSLGAIQVGMLRALAERDITPDLVTGTSVGSLNGALIAQAGEPPIERLTDIWSRMTRQSVFPGSLIGQVRTFQRTKTHLFPSDGLAAVVDEHLGGGVTFSDLRLPLGVVAMDVATAAPVLIRSGPVAPAVLASAAIPGIFPPVEHEGRVLYDGGVVANVPMRQAIAMGAKSLVVLDCAFPGRLPEVPRGMAEIVLYMAMVSMRQQAVLEAPLAAAEVPVVYLPGPPLIRVTPLDFTHTPELIGESYVVSSAFLHGLTVSGPGLYGAPGRA
- a CDS encoding RES family NAD+ phosphorylase; this translates as MSRLPQPPVPAALKTLLRIDEDVVAVHSGTHLVRVFAAGGAHRQRWNSFRYTGPLPHARFDPHPVNRDGGPTTESGHGALYFGLTVRTSVAEVFQQTSVVDRSTRRPHLVVFRPQRTLRLLDLCGLWPTRAGASQEISSGNKTVTQAWARAIRSAHPELDGVWYRSSMDSGEPAICLWDPPARGSLPTSPDLLLPLDYPGLDLPLARICEELNYTLL